One part of the Saprospiraceae bacterium genome encodes these proteins:
- the uvrA gene encoding excinuclease ABC subunit UvrA, producing MEIKDIYKDLDYIEVVGAAEHNLKNISLKIPRNQLTVITGISGSGKSSLAFDTIFAEGQRRYMETFSHYARQFIGNIERPQVEKIDGLSPVISIEQKTTGWNPRSTVGTITEIYDLLRLLYARSAEAYSHVSGRKMVRYSEEQMLELIQKQYHSKNISILAPLVRSRKGHYRELFDQIRKQGFNKVRIDGEITELKPALQVDRFKIHDIEVLIDRIQVLPEKIERLTYSIQTALKIGQDVLFILLQDENKIVPFSKRLMDTESGMSYDEPSPNSFSFNSPYGACPECKGLGSVHAVDLKQVIPDDEKTINESGIVPLGEVRDNYLFKQLKQIADRHKFNFAVPIKKIPKKAMDTILYGGDDSYPAPTANVWFEGNYHLASEGLINMLKRWYRETTSEKIRQFAEDFMTISDCEVCGGTRLKKESLYFRIDEKNIAELANMDIVDLNHWLLEVEPRLTERQKIIGKDILKELRARVGFLMYVGLDYLSLNRTAISLSGGESQRTRLATQIGSQLTGITYILDEPSIGLHQRDNHRLIKSLRELTNIGNTVIVVEHDKDIMMASDYIIDLGPGAGIHGGVLVAQGDPASFLNEQSLTADYLSGRKNIEIPKVRRKGNGNFLLIYGATGHNLKNLSIKFPLGTFLCITGVSGSGKSSLINETLYPVLREYFYNSLQRPLAYEKMEGLDHLDKVIEIDQDPIGRTPRSNPATYTGVFTEIRNLFTGLPESKIRGYKPGRFSFNVKGGRCEVCEGGGMKLIEMNFLPDVYVHCESCNGKRYNRETLEILFKGKSIGDVLDMTVEEASTFFENIPNIYRKLKTLCDVGLTYITLGQQATTLSGGEAQRVKLAEELSKKDTGKTLYILDEPTTGLHFEDIQHLIAVLQKLVDRGNTVMVIEHNLDVIKVADYILDLGPDGGKHGGNIVAFGTPEQLTKVKESYTGQFLKTEIGEMSFTKLN from the coding sequence ATGGAAATTAAGGACATATATAAAGATCTGGATTATATTGAGGTTGTTGGAGCCGCGGAGCATAACTTAAAAAACATCTCTTTAAAAATACCTAGAAATCAATTAACTGTAATCACAGGAATCTCTGGTAGCGGAAAATCGTCGCTTGCATTTGATACTATTTTTGCGGAAGGTCAACGCCGATATATGGAGACGTTTTCTCATTATGCCCGGCAGTTTATAGGTAATATTGAAAGGCCTCAAGTGGAAAAAATCGATGGATTAAGTCCGGTGATTTCAATTGAGCAAAAAACAACCGGTTGGAATCCCAGATCAACCGTTGGTACCATTACCGAAATCTATGATTTATTGCGATTATTATATGCCCGATCTGCAGAGGCATATTCGCATGTGAGTGGCAGAAAGATGGTTCGATATTCTGAAGAGCAAATGTTGGAGTTGATACAAAAACAATATCATTCAAAAAACATTAGCATCTTAGCCCCTTTGGTACGTTCCCGAAAAGGACATTATCGGGAATTGTTTGACCAAATTCGAAAGCAAGGTTTTAATAAAGTTCGTATTGATGGTGAAATAACAGAGTTAAAACCTGCACTGCAAGTGGATCGTTTTAAAATTCATGACATTGAAGTATTAATAGATCGTATCCAAGTTTTACCTGAGAAAATTGAACGACTCACGTATAGTATACAAACTGCATTAAAAATCGGACAAGATGTCTTGTTTATTTTATTGCAAGACGAAAATAAAATAGTACCATTTAGTAAGCGATTGATGGATACTGAATCGGGTATGTCATATGATGAACCCTCTCCAAATTCGTTTTCATTTAATTCACCATATGGCGCTTGTCCGGAATGTAAAGGATTGGGATCCGTGCATGCGGTGGATTTAAAACAAGTGATTCCAGATGATGAAAAAACGATCAATGAGTCTGGTATTGTTCCCTTAGGTGAAGTGCGGGATAATTATTTATTTAAACAGTTAAAGCAAATTGCAGATCGCCATAAATTTAATTTTGCAGTTCCTATAAAGAAGATTCCTAAAAAAGCTATGGATACTATTTTATATGGAGGTGATGATTCCTATCCTGCTCCAACAGCAAATGTTTGGTTTGAAGGAAATTATCATTTAGCAAGTGAAGGACTCATTAATATGCTAAAAAGATGGTATAGAGAAACGACTTCAGAAAAAATCCGGCAATTCGCAGAAGACTTTATGACTATTTCAGATTGCGAAGTTTGTGGTGGAACCCGATTAAAAAAAGAAAGTTTATATTTTCGAATTGATGAAAAGAATATTGCAGAGCTCGCGAATATGGATATTGTGGATTTGAATCATTGGCTCTTGGAAGTGGAACCTAGATTAACAGAACGACAAAAAATAATTGGTAAAGATATATTAAAGGAGTTGCGCGCACGAGTTGGATTTTTAATGTATGTAGGTTTGGATTACTTAAGTTTAAATAGAACAGCCATAAGTTTATCTGGCGGTGAATCACAACGCACCCGACTCGCCACTCAAATAGGTTCGCAATTAACTGGGATTACTTATATTTTAGACGAACCTTCTATAGGCTTGCATCAACGCGATAATCATCGTTTAATTAAATCGTTGCGGGAATTAACAAATATAGGAAATACAGTAATTGTCGTGGAGCATGATAAAGACATCATGATGGCATCTGATTATATTATTGATTTAGGTCCTGGTGCAGGAATTCATGGTGGTGTACTAGTAGCACAAGGAGATCCTGCAAGTTTTTTGAATGAACAATCTTTAACTGCAGATTATTTATCTGGTAGAAAGAATATTGAGATTCCAAAAGTAAGAAGAAAGGGAAATGGCAACTTTCTACTTATTTATGGAGCCACCGGACATAATTTAAAAAATCTAAGTATTAAATTTCCACTCGGAACATTTTTATGCATAACCGGAGTTTCGGGAAGTGGTAAATCAAGTTTGATAAATGAAACTTTATATCCTGTTCTCCGCGAATATTTTTATAATAGCTTGCAACGACCATTAGCTTATGAAAAAATGGAAGGTTTAGATCATTTGGATAAAGTAATCGAAATTGATCAGGATCCTATAGGTCGAACACCGCGCTCCAATCCGGCAACATACACAGGCGTATTTACTGAAATCCGGAATTTGTTTACCGGATTGCCGGAATCAAAAATTCGTGGATATAAACCCGGACGTTTTTCATTTAATGTAAAAGGAGGTCGATGTGAAGTATGTGAAGGCGGTGGAATGAAGCTTATTGAAATGAATTTTTTGCCCGATGTTTATGTGCATTGTGAATCCTGCAATGGGAAAAGATACAACAGGGAAACACTAGAGATATTATTTAAAGGAAAATCTATTGGAGATGTTTTAGATATGACCGTAGAAGAAGCAAGTACATTTTTTGAAAACATCCCGAATATATATCGCAAGCTAAAAACCTTATGTGATGTTGGATTGACCTATATTACGCTTGGCCAGCAGGCAACCACATTATCTGGAGGAGAAGCACAACGTGTAAAATTAGCGGAAGAGCTTTCAAAAAAAGATACTGGCAAAACGCTTTACATTTTGGATGAGCCTACTACCGGTTTGCATTTTGAAGATATCCAACATTTAATAGCAGTGCTTCAAAAGCTAGTTGATCGGGGTAATACAGTAATGGTAATTGAGCATAACCTGGATGTTATCAAAGTAGCAGATTATATTTTGGATCTCGGACCTGATGGCGGTAAACATGGAGGAAACATAGTAGCCTTTGGCACCCCAGAACAACTTACAAAAGTAAAGGAAAGTTATACCGGTCAGTTTTTAAAGACAGAAATAGGAGAAATGAGTTTCACCAAATTAAATTGA